One window from the genome of Fervidobacterium thailandense encodes:
- a CDS encoding aspartate aminotransferase family protein: protein MSYLADTYVRFPIKVRNALGIKIWDIDGNEYIDTFMGIGVLLFGHNHPGVVQAMKEKIERYVHLSNFFLDEDAEHVARRLISETGKNGKVFFTNSGTESTECALKVIAKFRKKYKQKGKILSFVRNFHGRTSGALRVTGFEKIRTPFLEEDTEVVFLPYDVSEVEEFLKSKLVDAVFLEVVHGSGGLDAIPVEIVEVIKFYQKERGFILVADEVQSGLGRTGKFYAYQHYDLDPDIVTVAKGIGGGLPLGACLMLGQLADVFETGEHGSTFAPNPVALAAGRVILQMITPELLEHVTRMGEVFQKTFSKFGTVRGLGLMRGVELEKPVTKDEFLSEGLLVNIVGERILRFLLPLNVSEDEISEIAQRLGRVLQG, encoded by the coding sequence ATGTCGTATCTTGCCGACACGTACGTCAGATTTCCGATCAAGGTGCGTAACGCGTTGGGAATAAAAATTTGGGATATTGATGGCAACGAGTACATCGATACCTTCATGGGTATCGGTGTGCTCCTCTTTGGACACAACCATCCCGGTGTTGTTCAAGCCATGAAAGAAAAAATCGAACGGTACGTGCACCTGTCGAATTTCTTCCTCGATGAAGATGCGGAACACGTTGCACGTAGACTCATTTCCGAAACAGGGAAGAATGGGAAAGTATTTTTTACAAATTCTGGAACGGAGAGTACCGAATGCGCGCTTAAGGTGATTGCAAAGTTCAGAAAGAAATATAAGCAGAAGGGTAAGATATTGAGCTTTGTCAGAAACTTTCATGGGAGAACCTCGGGAGCGTTAAGAGTTACGGGTTTTGAGAAGATTAGAACTCCTTTTTTAGAAGAGGACACGGAAGTTGTATTTTTGCCGTACGACGTTTCAGAGGTTGAGGAGTTTTTGAAGAGCAAGTTGGTCGATGCAGTGTTTCTCGAGGTTGTTCACGGAAGCGGCGGGCTTGACGCGATACCTGTTGAGATAGTTGAAGTTATTAAATTTTACCAAAAAGAGCGTGGTTTCATCCTCGTTGCAGACGAAGTCCAAAGTGGGCTTGGGAGAACCGGAAAATTCTACGCTTATCAACACTACGATTTAGATCCAGACATAGTAACCGTTGCAAAAGGAATCGGAGGAGGTCTCCCACTGGGAGCCTGTCTGATGCTTGGTCAATTGGCTGACGTTTTCGAAACAGGTGAACACGGATCAACGTTTGCACCTAATCCCGTAGCGTTGGCTGCGGGACGCGTTATACTGCAGATGATAACTCCGGAGCTCCTTGAACACGTCACAAGGATGGGAGAAGTTTTTCAAAAAACATTCTCGAAATTCGGTACAGTGCGTGGCTTGGGATTAATGCGCGGTGTGGAGTTGGAAAAACCGGTGACGAAGGACGAATTCTTAAGCGAAGGATTATTGGTCAACATCGTTGGAGAAAGAATACTCAGGTTCTTATTGCCCCTAAACGTTTCTGAGGATGAAATTTCCGAAATTGCCCAACGCTTGGGCAGAGTCCTGCAAGGGTAA
- a CDS encoding alpha/beta fold hydrolase, producing the protein MNVLEAFKPYEYVDGPARMKYRLFEPNVESGKRYPLVVFLHGAGERGDDNERHITANEGATVWVRPDVQAKHPCFVLAPQCPQDGYWGTSFRVEKDPYKLVPNCYVATVLLIIEELLSIAPIDEDRIYVTGLSMGGFGTIALLTLNPQLFAAGVVVCGGGNPERLHRIKHIPLWLFHAEDDDIVPVTYSRVLVQKLKEIGGKVRYTEYPAGYMNSLGLPPHASWVPAYRTEEMISWLFEQRRCKE; encoded by the coding sequence ATGAACGTACTTGAAGCTTTTAAACCTTATGAGTATGTTGATGGACCAGCGAGGATGAAATATAGGTTGTTTGAACCAAACGTGGAGTCCGGAAAGAGATATCCACTTGTGGTGTTTTTACACGGCGCTGGTGAGCGAGGGGATGATAACGAAAGACACATAACGGCCAACGAAGGTGCCACGGTTTGGGTGAGGCCTGATGTTCAAGCAAAGCACCCTTGTTTTGTTTTGGCACCACAGTGTCCGCAAGACGGTTACTGGGGTACGTCTTTCAGGGTTGAAAAGGATCCGTACAAGCTTGTACCAAACTGTTACGTTGCAACCGTGCTGTTGATCATCGAGGAGCTTCTTAGCATAGCCCCCATCGATGAGGATCGGATTTACGTCACCGGCCTATCGATGGGAGGTTTCGGCACGATAGCGCTGCTCACATTAAATCCTCAACTTTTTGCAGCCGGGGTCGTGGTCTGTGGTGGTGGAAATCCCGAACGGTTGCACCGGATAAAGCATATTCCATTGTGGTTATTCCACGCGGAAGATGATGACATCGTTCCCGTAACGTATTCGAGAGTCCTGGTCCAAAAACTTAAAGAGATCGGAGGGAAAGTCCGCTATACAGAGTATCCCGCTGGCTACATGAATTCTCTAGGTTTACCACCACACGCAAGTTGGGTACCGGCTTATAGGACCGAGGAAATGATATCTTGGCTCTTCGAACAAAGACGGTGCAAAGAGTGA
- the crcB gene encoding fluoride efflux transporter CrcB produces MNLLSLIYVGAGGCVGSVLRYIISLWFNEKFPNSFVPYGTLLVNVVGSFLLGVILEFSLHGDLSYNVRLFLTTGIMGGLTTFSTFSYETVALINSALYSQAIANVALNLGLGLGGALAGISLVRLIFKF; encoded by the coding sequence ATGAACTTACTATCACTTATCTACGTTGGTGCAGGTGGGTGTGTTGGTAGTGTTCTTCGATACATAATCTCTCTGTGGTTTAACGAAAAGTTTCCAAACTCGTTCGTGCCGTACGGAACGCTTTTGGTGAACGTTGTTGGAAGCTTTCTGCTTGGGGTGATCTTAGAGTTTTCCCTACACGGGGACCTAAGTTATAATGTCAGGCTCTTTCTGACAACGGGGATTATGGGAGGGCTTACGACGTTCTCGACTTTTAGTTATGAAACAGTTGCACTTATAAACAGTGCGCTCTACTCGCAAGCTATTGCTAACGTCGCGCTTAACCTTGGGTTAGGCCTCGGTGGAGCACTTGCAGGGATAAGCCTGGTTCGATTGATATTCAAATTCTAA
- a CDS encoding DUF190 domain-containing protein yields the protein MYEFEGTYIKIFVRENEKCKALHNKPLNRVIAEIAIELGISDFVEYKAMEGYIFDRKLHTSLREVVEPSLPIIIEVFTTDELAQKFLERIHPYLRNAAVLVFKEVRGIFYRGDI from the coding sequence ATGTACGAGTTCGAGGGCACGTACATCAAAATCTTCGTCCGCGAAAACGAGAAATGCAAAGCACTGCACAACAAACCGCTGAATAGAGTTATTGCCGAGATAGCTATCGAATTAGGCATTTCAGATTTTGTTGAGTACAAGGCTATGGAAGGGTACATATTCGACAGAAAGCTTCACACTTCTCTAAGAGAAGTCGTTGAACCAAGCCTTCCGATAATAATCGAAGTGTTCACAACCGACGAACTTGCTCAAAAGTTCCTCGAAAGAATACATCCCTATCTCCGAAATGCGGCAGTCCTCGTTTTTAAAGAAGTGCGGGGAATTTTCTATCGTGGAGATATCTGA
- a CDS encoding AAA family ATPase — MLRFLKRPGGLDFPVLLSFAYDRFRHLQFVRTGSEVGILRDFLSFDDPSSPLYGRSVLEITLPRFTQEQSIDFLKKGFSEIGMMVSDGLIERAVSKLDGIVGWLTAFGYRCYVQQTASEEVLESVLSQARQMIYEEIQEIIRYSENFKYVLKALAQGASTWKSIKEGAEFLSRKRMTDTSFNRLLTNLVRMGYVEKVPLNGYKLIDPIVADVARAL, encoded by the coding sequence ATGCTTAGATTCCTGAAAAGACCGGGAGGATTGGATTTTCCGGTATTACTTAGCTTTGCATACGATCGCTTCAGGCATCTCCAATTTGTACGGACTGGTTCGGAAGTAGGAATACTGAGAGATTTTCTTAGTTTCGACGACCCGTCCTCGCCACTGTACGGGAGATCCGTTCTCGAAATTACACTTCCACGGTTCACGCAAGAGCAATCCATTGACTTTTTGAAGAAAGGCTTTTCCGAAATTGGCATGATGGTGAGCGATGGACTTATAGAACGAGCCGTTTCGAAACTCGACGGGATCGTTGGCTGGTTAACAGCGTTTGGTTATCGCTGTTATGTTCAACAAACGGCAAGTGAAGAAGTTCTTGAAAGTGTGCTTTCCCAGGCACGACAAATGATCTACGAGGAGATCCAAGAGATTATTCGATACTCTGAAAACTTTAAATACGTATTGAAGGCGCTCGCCCAAGGTGCAAGTACGTGGAAATCTATCAAAGAAGGTGCTGAGTTCCTCTCAAGAAAGCGGATGACAGATACATCTTTCAACAGGTTACTTACGAATCTTGTTAGGATGGGATACGTCGAAAAAGTTCCACTCAACGGCTATAAGCTGATAGATCCAATCGTAGCGGATGTTGCAAGGGCGCTTTAG
- a CDS encoding ATP-binding protein: MLFDPRPKVRKEELYDREEELGRLLNTDAPIILLLAPRRLGKTSLLNVFANQLEGRCLIIDCREVFHEQNYSSKNFLDYFTKLVNQNVRKNPLLREIRKVKSSTKNLKIYGLEL; encoded by the coding sequence ATGCTTTTCGACCCAAGGCCGAAAGTAAGGAAAGAAGAGCTGTACGATCGCGAAGAGGAATTGGGAAGATTACTTAATACTGATGCACCAATTATACTCCTCCTGGCACCGAGAAGGTTAGGCAAAACGTCTCTTTTAAACGTATTTGCAAATCAACTTGAAGGAAGGTGTTTGATAATAGATTGTCGCGAGGTTTTCCACGAGCAAAATTACAGTTCCAAGAACTTTTTGGACTACTTTACGAAGTTGGTAAATCAGAACGTGAGAAAAAATCCTTTACTCAGAGAGATACGCAAGGTGAAGAGTTCCACAAAGAACCTAAAAATATACGGTTTGGAGCTTTGA
- a CDS encoding DEAD/DEAH box helicase, with product MKSFFGDIIYEFPLCKAVYELNVVTNKTYLTPYYYYPIKISLNAEESERYFFLTRKIVNLIKKKGIDLSTASLEDLETANIEDLERLLFKRSEIIKTASEKIEKLPEILRKIQDRQGDLKDTILFTHEKIIDKVIRVVESTHATYRRFTQELSLKEREQILDAFKKGHIDVLIAIKILDEGVDIPSAKNAVIISSTTNPREYIQRLGRVLRPSENKPLAYIYDFVVLDSLKMFSNSPELHTLEEKFARSELLRVRVIAECSLNGINAVTDVFRW from the coding sequence TTGAAGAGTTTTTTTGGCGATATAATATACGAGTTCCCTCTGTGCAAAGCGGTTTATGAATTGAACGTTGTAACCAACAAGACGTATCTAACGCCATATTATTATTACCCAATAAAGATTTCCCTTAACGCGGAAGAAAGTGAAAGGTATTTCTTTCTCACGAGGAAAATAGTAAATTTGATCAAAAAGAAAGGAATAGACTTGTCCACAGCCAGCTTGGAAGATCTGGAAACGGCCAATATAGAAGACTTAGAAAGATTGCTTTTCAAGAGGAGTGAAATAATAAAGACCGCAAGTGAGAAGATCGAGAAATTGCCGGAAATCCTACGTAAGATCCAGGATAGACAAGGTGATCTGAAAGATACGATTCTGTTCACTCATGAGAAGATCATCGACAAAGTCATAAGGGTTGTTGAAAGTACGCACGCGACATACAGGAGATTTACGCAAGAATTATCCTTGAAGGAGCGGGAGCAGATTTTGGATGCATTCAAAAAGGGACATATTGACGTTCTCATTGCTATCAAAATTCTCGACGAAGGAGTGGATATACCATCCGCAAAAAACGCAGTCATAATTTCAAGCACCACGAACCCTCGAGAATATATTCAAAGATTGGGACGAGTCTTACGACCATCCGAGAATAAACCTTTAGCTTACATATACGATTTTGTAGTTCTGGATTCTCTCAAAATGTTCTCTAACAGTCCAGAGCTACATACTTTGGAAGAAAAATTTGCAAGATCCGAACTTCTTAGGGTCAGAGTAATTGCCGAATGTTCTTTAAACGGAATAAATGCGGTTACTGACGTCTTCCGGTGGTAA
- a CDS encoding AAA family ATPase, with product MRLKGLTIKNYRQFLDVSLRFDKTSEYDFHVLVGKQGVGKTNLIDSITWLLYGREFFSRITRPDESSILNWNLLRSNTQKHTVSIRGVFEDRLEKREIIITRTATIGISSEDGKPYLYEDGLTFLGAGGNSEITKYKADAQMSIDSYFPPLVSDHFFFDGESLDTYFAATSGRKIKEVIQKLSHIEKIENIKKILQNEVSEGFTKMIKAERKREAELSNLQREFQEVRKEIEKAEEEKEILEKQIQEAKKELKNLNAQIQKYQQAEELRKRLEELKNTISMLDIERNGLLRQRLKKLINLSILVFGFKGLRCIEKEADTGIEFLRHLPKEYVQKAIEENVCPTCRRELPSFQKKLLQSILFDESFIISEEKYQQKLLEIKNLKDEIFELNKQLGMKTKQIEIEKSRLQEIRERLENQPNLDEASKIRMKIETLDYQKEMMERNLGRIEETISRLRTKRKEIENRMMEILREDQKNRKLEEKITVVSILSEIYEQLALRRREEIRKEIECSLNKLIKEMMWKKELIEFVEVTEEFDVIPRDAEGRNILYDLSGGERSLLTLAFALALHNSAGIQVPIFIDRPLTNVSGESFEYVLEVLAEMSKSRQIFITLTDKEFELSKELLFDISSTIHKMEITNNEATIQRIK from the coding sequence TTGAGACTCAAAGGTTTAACTATCAAGAACTACCGGCAATTTCTGGATGTATCCCTTAGGTTTGATAAAACGTCTGAATACGACTTCCACGTCTTGGTGGGGAAACAGGGAGTCGGAAAGACGAATCTCATAGACAGTATAACCTGGCTTTTGTACGGTCGGGAGTTTTTTTCAAGAATTACGCGGCCAGATGAAAGTAGCATACTGAACTGGAATTTGCTCAGATCTAACACTCAAAAGCATACTGTGAGTATTAGAGGTGTGTTCGAAGATCGTTTAGAAAAAAGGGAGATTATTATAACGCGCACGGCCACGATAGGAATATCAAGCGAAGACGGGAAACCGTATTTATACGAAGATGGTTTAACATTCTTAGGTGCAGGGGGAAATAGTGAAATAACTAAGTATAAGGCAGACGCTCAAATGTCCATTGACTCGTACTTCCCTCCGCTTGTTAGTGACCATTTCTTTTTTGATGGGGAAAGCCTTGATACGTACTTTGCGGCCACAAGCGGACGGAAGATTAAAGAGGTTATTCAGAAACTGAGTCACATAGAAAAAATTGAAAACATAAAAAAGATACTACAAAACGAAGTGAGTGAAGGCTTTACAAAGATGATAAAGGCTGAAAGAAAAAGGGAAGCAGAGTTATCAAATCTTCAGCGAGAGTTTCAAGAGGTTCGAAAGGAGATCGAGAAAGCAGAGGAAGAAAAAGAAATCTTAGAGAAACAGATCCAGGAAGCGAAAAAGGAACTGAAAAACCTGAACGCTCAAATTCAAAAGTACCAGCAAGCTGAAGAACTTCGTAAGAGGCTCGAAGAGCTAAAGAACACTATTTCGATGCTCGACATTGAAAGAAACGGACTTCTTCGACAGAGACTGAAGAAGCTTATAAACTTATCAATCCTTGTATTTGGATTTAAAGGGCTAAGGTGCATTGAGAAAGAAGCTGACACTGGGATAGAATTTTTAAGACACTTACCCAAAGAGTACGTGCAGAAGGCTATAGAAGAGAATGTCTGCCCTACATGTCGTAGGGAACTTCCTTCGTTTCAAAAGAAACTCTTACAATCTATTCTGTTCGATGAGAGTTTTATCATTTCGGAAGAGAAATATCAACAAAAACTTTTGGAGATCAAGAATCTCAAGGACGAAATCTTTGAATTAAATAAGCAACTGGGTATGAAAACAAAACAAATTGAGATCGAGAAAAGTAGGTTGCAGGAGATCAGAGAAAGACTCGAAAATCAGCCAAATCTTGACGAGGCGAGTAAAATAAGGATGAAAATTGAAACACTCGATTATCAAAAAGAAATGATGGAGAGAAATCTTGGGAGAATCGAAGAGACGATCAGTAGACTCAGGACCAAGAGAAAGGAAATAGAAAATAGAATGATGGAAATTCTCAGGGAGGATCAAAAAAACAGAAAACTGGAAGAAAAGATAACCGTAGTTTCCATATTATCAGAAATATATGAACAGTTAGCATTAAGGCGAAGAGAGGAAATTAGAAAGGAAATCGAATGCTCCTTGAATAAACTGATCAAAGAAATGATGTGGAAGAAAGAACTTATCGAGTTCGTTGAAGTAACAGAAGAATTTGATGTGATTCCAAGGGATGCTGAAGGTCGAAACATACTTTACGATCTCTCTGGTGGGGAAAGATCACTATTAACACTTGCTTTCGCGCTGGCGCTTCATAACAGTGCAGGTATCCAAGTCCCAATCTTTATTGATAGACCTCTGACAAACGTATCAGGCGAGTCATTTGAGTATGTGCTCGAGGTGTTAGCTGAAATGTCCAAATCAAGGCAAATATTTATAACATTAACCGACAAGGAATTTGAGTTATCAAAAGAACTTCTTTTTGACATCTCATCTACAATCCACAAAATGGAAATCACGAACAACGAGGCAACGATCCAGAGAATAAAATAG
- a CDS encoding site-specific DNA-methyltransferase, whose product MHVLQQKYEREFYKALEDIFIGERLEGQSGYINLLKIKSSYYTNVIKPELEKFINDKLLDKGIEDFREELFEKLYTFFKRYFSESGSIYFTYTPWSERVYERIYDPEKDVALFWKTYMLYYVKSERLYKSLELQIKGENGKEFTIYFDATEIEHQKANEKRELIYEFDKVENGKIFLKCKISEKGRKTKEEEIVKEISNNGLRDITTDDIERAIRIFEKQSEVDFFINKDAEQFLKEQLDMFIYQYMFNQKNVWGIKRINEIQTFKEVAEKIIEFIAQFENELVKIWNKPKLVFNSNYVITLDRIAKVDRDFRVINKIVNHPNIHQQIEEWKELELVDEDFKIEHLVNSESIFGGLNDRYKFLPIDTKYFKDIEVELLELFDNLDDQLDGVLIKSENYQALNTILRKYKEKVQTIYIDPPFNKGQDADYFYKVNYKDATWITMLENRIRLAKELLNERGSIFVRCDYNGNMYVRLLMNEIFGEENFRNEISVRRFKKNIMDRLVKKLPEAIDTIYTYSKVAEKFYYENPLKERQVIRKGFWRHMDDSSGQGTPKSFFGKILEPPAGKHWKFSQEKIDKMIDEGKIILQCRNCGYVHDKSKGLWTACPVCGKDDPEPKYWVEESSDEVLDSNWTDIYGYSTGWNFPTENSELLLKRVIECASKPRDLVMDFFLGSGTTTAVAHKLGRKWIGIEMGEHFYTVVLPRMKKVLAYDKSGISKEKDVKEFYNEKNAGGFFKYYELEQYEEVLRNAKYIHGDISLQPRPGKDAFNEYVFMRDPKFVEDAIVKDSDKFKVDLTRIYKDKVVDIPETISNVTGKKIKKISKDYFVLEDIGMIRYDDIPLEYVKELIWW is encoded by the coding sequence ATGCATGTTCTTCAACAGAAGTATGAGCGAGAATTTTACAAGGCTCTTGAAGACATATTCATCGGTGAACGTCTCGAAGGACAATCTGGGTACATAAATTTGCTGAAGATAAAGAGTAGTTATTACACCAACGTGATCAAGCCAGAACTTGAAAAATTCATAAACGACAAGCTGCTTGATAAGGGAATAGAAGATTTCAGAGAAGAGCTTTTTGAAAAGCTTTACACCTTTTTCAAGCGTTACTTCAGCGAGAGCGGATCAATATACTTTACTTACACTCCATGGAGTGAAAGGGTTTATGAACGAATTTATGACCCCGAAAAAGACGTCGCGCTCTTTTGGAAAACCTATATGCTTTATTATGTGAAGTCGGAAAGACTTTACAAAAGCCTTGAGCTACAGATTAAGGGCGAAAACGGGAAAGAATTCACGATATACTTCGATGCTACGGAAATAGAACACCAAAAGGCAAACGAAAAAAGAGAACTCATTTACGAATTTGACAAGGTGGAGAACGGTAAAATCTTTCTAAAGTGTAAGATTTCTGAGAAGGGAAGAAAAACGAAAGAAGAGGAAATTGTGAAAGAAATATCAAACAACGGTTTAAGAGACATAACTACGGATGATATAGAAAGGGCAATTAGAATATTTGAAAAACAGTCGGAAGTGGACTTTTTCATAAACAAGGATGCTGAACAGTTCTTGAAAGAACAGCTTGATATGTTTATCTATCAGTACATGTTCAATCAAAAAAACGTCTGGGGTATCAAGAGAATAAACGAAATTCAAACTTTTAAAGAAGTAGCGGAGAAGATTATCGAATTCATAGCTCAGTTCGAAAACGAACTTGTAAAAATATGGAATAAACCCAAGTTAGTGTTCAACTCGAACTATGTTATCACCCTCGATAGAATCGCCAAAGTTGACAGAGATTTCAGAGTAATCAATAAAATTGTTAACCATCCAAACATTCACCAACAAATAGAAGAATGGAAAGAACTCGAGCTTGTTGACGAAGATTTCAAAATAGAACATTTAGTTAACTCCGAAAGTATTTTCGGAGGCTTAAATGACAGATATAAGTTTCTCCCGATTGATACGAAATATTTTAAAGACATTGAAGTGGAACTCTTAGAGCTGTTTGATAACCTGGATGACCAACTCGACGGAGTTTTGATAAAGAGTGAAAACTATCAAGCGCTGAACACCATACTAAGAAAATACAAAGAAAAAGTACAAACAATATACATCGATCCACCGTTTAACAAAGGGCAGGATGCGGATTACTTTTACAAAGTTAATTACAAGGATGCTACTTGGATAACAATGCTCGAGAATCGAATAAGACTTGCAAAAGAGTTATTGAACGAAAGGGGAAGTATTTTTGTTAGGTGCGATTATAATGGGAATATGTATGTAAGGCTTTTGATGAATGAGATATTTGGAGAAGAGAATTTCAGGAACGAGATAAGTGTGCGAAGGTTTAAGAAAAACATTATGGATAGACTTGTAAAAAAACTTCCAGAAGCTATTGACACCATTTATACTTATTCAAAAGTTGCTGAGAAATTTTATTACGAAAATCCTTTAAAAGAGAGGCAGGTTATAAGAAAAGGTTTTTGGAGGCACATGGACGATTCGTCAGGTCAAGGAACCCCAAAATCGTTTTTCGGAAAAATTTTAGAACCACCCGCAGGAAAACATTGGAAATTCTCTCAAGAGAAAATCGATAAAATGATCGACGAGGGGAAAATTATTCTGCAATGTAGGAATTGTGGTTACGTACATGACAAGAGCAAGGGGCTTTGGACTGCATGTCCGGTTTGTGGGAAAGACGATCCGGAACCAAAATACTGGGTTGAAGAAAGTTCCGACGAAGTTCTCGATTCAAACTGGACAGATATTTACGGATATTCGACAGGTTGGAACTTCCCTACTGAAAATTCCGAGCTGCTCCTCAAACGTGTAATCGAATGTGCCTCGAAACCTCGAGATCTGGTCATGGACTTCTTCCTTGGTTCTGGAACAACTACCGCAGTGGCTCACAAGCTTGGAAGGAAGTGGATAGGAATTGAAATGGGAGAACATTTCTATACGGTTGTTCTTCCACGTATGAAGAAAGTCTTGGCTTATGATAAGTCCGGTATATCAAAGGAAAAAGATGTGAAGGAGTTTTACAACGAAAAGAATGCGGGTGGCTTCTTTAAGTATTACGAACTTGAACAATACGAAGAGGTGTTGAGAAACGCTAAGTATATACATGGAGATATTAGTCTACAACCACGTCCTGGAAAAGACGCGTTTAACGAATATGTCTTTATGAGAGATCCAAAGTTCGTAGAAGATGCCATCGTTAAGGATAGTGATAAATTTAAAGTTGACCTGACGAGAATTTATAAAGACAAAGTCGTTGATATACCAGAAACTATTTCCAACGTAACTGGAAAGAAAATTAAGAAAATTTCTAAGGATTACTTTGTTCTTGAGGACATCGGTATGATCCGGTATGACGATATTCCTCTTGAATATGTTAAAGAATTAATTTGGTGGTGA